Proteins encoded together in one Candidatus Bipolaricaulota bacterium window:
- a CDS encoding carbohydrate ABC transporter permease, which yields MSFRRLQRQTLIYMAAIVVASWVLLPIVLIALASFTPQQEIYQWPKSIIPSHFSLETMKFFLNSYGVLPSLLNSVLVALMTLGITLIVAAPAGYAVARFTFRGRNVYRMGILMTRMFPTALLAIPLAVTFIKWGLYDTLIGVAFLHVAMAMPFAVLIITGIFVSVPKDLEEAAMTLGCSRVGAFTRVALPLALPGLAAAAMFTFVISWNEVFAATILTVQHRTLPAQIMSTLQASPLYFRFAGGFFMVLPTLIFMFLIRRYLFQMWGGATAER from the coding sequence ATGAGCTTTCGAAGACTACAACGTCAGACACTGATCTATATGGCGGCGATAGTAGTCGCTTCATGGGTGTTGTTGCCCATCGTGCTCATTGCTTTGGCTTCCTTTACACCGCAGCAAGAGATCTATCAATGGCCTAAGTCAATTATTCCCAGCCATTTTTCTCTCGAAACAATGAAGTTCTTTCTGAATTCTTACGGAGTCCTTCCTTCATTATTGAACAGCGTTTTGGTGGCGCTCATGACCCTGGGTATTACGCTCATTGTGGCAGCACCAGCCGGATACGCAGTGGCTCGGTTTACCTTCCGAGGACGCAACGTGTACCGAATGGGAATCCTGATGACGAGGATGTTTCCCACCGCACTCCTTGCGATCCCTCTAGCCGTTACCTTTATAAAATGGGGGCTCTATGACACCCTGATCGGGGTGGCCTTTCTACATGTTGCTATGGCTATGCCGTTCGCCGTACTCATCATTACCGGGATATTTGTGAGTGTACCCAAAGATTTGGAAGAGGCGGCCATGACTTTGGGCTGCAGCAGGGTTGGGGCATTCACTCGAGTAGCACTCCCTCTTGCTCTTCCAGGTCTGGCTGCGGCCGCTATGTTTACGTTCGTGATATCATGGAACGAAGTATTTGCTGCTACTATCCTGACAGTGCAGCATCGGACTTTGCCCGCTCAAATTATGAGTACATTACAGGCTTCCCCTCTTTATTTCCGTTTTGCCGGGGGGTTTTTCATGGTACTTCCTACCCTGATATTCATGTTCCTAATTCGCCGGTACCTATTCCAAATGTGGGGTGGGGCTACAGCAGAGAGGTGA
- a CDS encoding glycosyltransferase family 4 protein, which produces MRIGLCHYKVGGTDGVSLEMDKWKVVLERMGHSVRLCGGDLGTGTGYLIPELYHHRTEAERMAWNTFHSLRDYPNGAALEREILSEAGVIEEKLRGFIAEESIDLLIPNNIWSIGANPAAAVAFARVVNDLQIPAVGHHHDFWWESFRGMQPTCPAAARIVDEYLPPTGPTIGHVVINSFARDELRTRRGALAKIVPNVFDFSGPDWKVDDYNRDFRAEIGVGESDILVLQATRIVPRKGIELAIDLVAALDRGENRRRLEERGLYDGRPFGKGDRIVLVLAGYSEDPTKDYLKRLEKRAARAGVELCVISDRIRSRRGRTDDGEKIYSLWDSYVFADLITYPSLYEGWGNQFLEGLHARVPIVVFEYPVYKADIKDKGFAVISLGDELAGKDDLGLVKVPPAVISRAAAAAVTVLTDPAVREEMVARNYELGRRYYSLESLERHLKGILADVSE; this is translated from the coding sequence ATGCGTATTGGCCTCTGTCATTACAAGGTCGGTGGTACGGACGGCGTCTCCCTGGAGATGGACAAGTGGAAGGTCGTCCTGGAGCGGATGGGCCATTCCGTCCGGTTGTGCGGCGGCGATTTGGGAACGGGTACGGGGTACCTGATCCCAGAGCTCTACCACCATCGGACCGAGGCCGAGCGGATGGCGTGGAACACCTTTCACTCGCTTCGCGATTACCCGAACGGAGCAGCCCTGGAGCGCGAGATTCTATCCGAAGCCGGGGTGATCGAGGAGAAGCTGCGTGGGTTCATTGCGGAGGAATCGATCGACCTTCTCATCCCCAACAACATCTGGTCGATCGGGGCGAACCCGGCGGCGGCGGTCGCATTTGCCCGGGTTGTCAACGACCTGCAGATCCCCGCGGTCGGCCATCATCACGACTTCTGGTGGGAATCGTTCCGCGGGATGCAACCCACCTGCCCGGCAGCGGCGCGGATCGTCGATGAGTACCTCCCTCCGACCGGTCCGACAATCGGTCATGTGGTGATCAACAGCTTCGCCCGCGACGAGCTGCGGACCCGGCGCGGTGCCCTCGCAAAGATCGTTCCCAACGTGTTCGATTTCTCCGGACCGGACTGGAAGGTCGATGACTACAACCGCGACTTCCGCGCCGAGATCGGAGTGGGGGAAAGCGACATCCTCGTCCTCCAGGCGACACGCATCGTTCCGAGAAAGGGGATCGAGCTGGCGATCGATCTGGTCGCCGCCCTCGATCGCGGGGAGAACCGCCGCAGGCTCGAGGAACGCGGCCTGTACGACGGGAGGCCGTTCGGGAAAGGAGACCGGATCGTTCTCGTCCTCGCCGGTTACTCCGAGGATCCGACAAAGGACTACCTGAAGCGGCTGGAGAAGCGAGCAGCCCGGGCCGGGGTAGAACTGTGCGTCATCTCCGATCGGATCCGATCGCGTCGGGGGAGGACCGACGACGGGGAGAAGATCTATTCCCTATGGGACTCCTACGTCTTTGCCGACCTCATCACCTACCCCTCGTTGTACGAAGGTTGGGGAAATCAGTTTCTGGAGGGGCTGCACGCCCGCGTCCCGATCGTGGTCTTCGAGTACCCGGTCTACAAGGCGGATATAAAGGACAAAGGGTTCGCGGTCATCTCCCTCGGGGACGAACTCGCCGGAAAGGATGATCTTGGGCTGGTGAAAGTCCCTCCTGCTGTGATCTCCCGCGCCGCTGCTGCCGCAGTCACTGTTCTCACCGACCCAGCAGTGCGGGAGGAGATGGTGGCCCGTAACTATGAGCTGGGCAGGCGCTACTACAGTCTGGAGAGTCTCGAGCGTCACCTGAAGGGGATCCTCGCCGATGTGTCCGAATAG
- a CDS encoding sugar ABC transporter permease: MTNTRINRLLGTDTLLPYWLLVPSLVYLLIFFLLPLVNSIGLAFRGDDGAFTVRYFLQMVHDVQFASALKYTFFLVAIIVPLQLVTALFIALLVNTGFKGSRFFLYICTIPLGISDLAAGLIWLSIFAQHGYLNSALYGLGIIDKPIYFISYQNISFVFWAIVIAEHWRATAIVLVNLVAGLQMISKDYLEAAEVLGARPLQKLRYVILPLLKPAIQSALIIRTILALQMFAVAVAIGGNLVPVLAGQSYFWYSLYRSYHMAAAYAVLLMVLSIIITWFYMWFFRPKAEMVGK; encoded by the coding sequence ATGACAAATACTCGCATAAATAGACTCCTAGGGACAGATACGCTGCTCCCCTATTGGCTTTTGGTGCCCAGCCTTGTGTATTTGTTGATCTTCTTTCTGCTGCCGTTGGTGAACTCGATTGGACTGGCGTTCCGCGGTGATGACGGTGCATTCACCGTGCGGTATTTTCTCCAAATGGTCCACGATGTCCAGTTTGCTAGCGCGTTGAAGTACACTTTCTTTCTGGTTGCTATTATTGTTCCCTTGCAGCTGGTAACGGCTTTATTTATCGCCCTGCTTGTCAATACAGGCTTTAAGGGCTCGCGCTTTTTTCTTTATATATGTACAATCCCATTGGGTATTTCAGATCTTGCCGCTGGTCTCATATGGCTTTCCATATTTGCGCAACACGGATATTTGAACTCCGCCTTATACGGCTTGGGCATCATTGATAAGCCGATTTATTTCATCTCCTATCAGAACATCAGTTTTGTATTTTGGGCTATTGTCATTGCCGAGCATTGGAGGGCTACGGCGATTGTTTTGGTGAATCTGGTAGCAGGGCTACAAATGATTTCCAAGGATTATCTGGAAGCCGCTGAAGTTCTGGGAGCGCGGCCATTACAGAAACTTCGGTATGTAATACTTCCACTGCTCAAGCCGGCTATTCAGTCCGCTTTGATTATCAGAACGATCTTGGCCTTGCAGATGTTCGCGGTAGCGGTGGCAATAGGAGGGAATTTGGTGCCTGTGTTGGCTGGACAGTCTTATTTCTGGTATTCCCTCTATCGCAGCTACCATATGGCAGCCGCTTATGCCGTATTGTTAATGGTCCTTTCTATTATTATAACATGGTTTTATATGTGGTTCTTTAGGCCAAAAGCAGAGATGGTGGGGAAATGA
- a CDS encoding ABC transporter ATP-binding protein, translating into MAAEIRLQNVRKEFGKVVAVKDMDLTVRETEFLVLLGPSGCGKTTTLRCIAGLERVNGGRIFIGERDVTESSPAQRGIAMVFQSYAVFPHMTVAQNIGFGLRMKHVPKNEIQTAVEEVAKLLQIEELLTRYPAQLSGGQRQRVAVARAIVMRPDVLLMDEPLSNLDALLRLQMRAELKRLHQEIGTTTVYVTHDQIEALSLGDRIAVMHGGEIVQLDSPSQVYDRPATKFVGGFIGTPPMNFLTATVSDEGDGDVILVIGEFKIAVPEDWKKPLGRLVGQVVDLGIRAENIEVHLEPEDGSLPAKVLVSEHLGSQQLLTVQVGKDILKVAANPDLPIKPGQTISLTILKNKIRIFDEKTGKSLLFND; encoded by the coding sequence ATGGCAGCAGAGATTCGACTTCAGAACGTGCGTAAAGAATTCGGCAAAGTAGTAGCAGTCAAGGATATGGACTTGACTGTGAGAGAGACAGAGTTTCTCGTGCTGCTGGGTCCCTCAGGGTGTGGTAAAACTACCACCTTGCGCTGTATAGCTGGTCTGGAACGGGTGAACGGGGGACGCATTTTCATCGGAGAGCGTGATGTGACGGAGTCCTCTCCAGCCCAACGCGGCATTGCGATGGTCTTTCAGAGCTATGCTGTCTTTCCGCATATGACGGTGGCGCAAAATATAGGGTTCGGGCTACGAATGAAACATGTTCCAAAAAATGAAATTCAAACGGCCGTCGAAGAGGTCGCCAAACTCCTCCAAATTGAAGAACTTTTGACACGCTACCCAGCCCAGCTTTCCGGAGGACAGAGACAGCGAGTGGCAGTTGCACGAGCCATCGTTATGAGACCAGATGTATTGCTGATGGACGAGCCGCTCTCCAACTTAGATGCGCTCCTTCGCCTTCAGATGAGGGCAGAACTCAAGCGCCTTCATCAGGAGATCGGTACTACTACGGTATATGTTACCCACGACCAGATCGAAGCCCTCTCCCTCGGTGATCGCATAGCCGTAATGCACGGAGGAGAGATAGTCCAGTTGGACAGTCCTAGTCAGGTTTATGATCGGCCCGCCACGAAATTCGTCGGCGGATTTATCGGGACTCCCCCGATGAACTTTCTCACCGCTACGGTCAGTGACGAGGGAGACGGTGATGTTATTCTCGTCATCGGTGAGTTCAAGATAGCCGTTCCTGAGGATTGGAAAAAGCCGCTTGGGCGATTGGTCGGACAGGTGGTGGATCTGGGAATTCGAGCTGAGAACATCGAAGTACACCTGGAACCCGAGGATGGCAGCCTTCCCGCTAAAGTACTGGTATCTGAGCACTTGGGTTCTCAGCAGCTTCTGACTGTGCAGGTAGGGAAAGACATATTAAAGGTTGCTGCTAACCCAGATCTACCTATAAAACCCGGGCAGACAATCAGTCTTACTATTCTCAAGAATAAAATAAGAATTTTTGATGAAAAAACCGGTAAGAGTTTGTTGTTCAACGACTAA
- a CDS encoding extracellular solute-binding protein: MKKLILVTLLLTIGISVVAFSAEKITWLSTQFNPIKEAEWVRQTLLPPFTQATGVEVTFIGSEYAPFVDRLTAEAKAGKGTIDVVCGLHGDFASTVGALSDVSNVAVGGSISPGLMKLGQMEGKQVYIPLMQATYLMTVNKKALEYLPEGADIWSLTYDQLLAWAKNIYDATGEKKLGIPAGPGSLLHRFIHGYLYPSFTGYQVLKFDSPEAVEMWEYMKELWQYVNPAAPTWDSMDTPLLSGDVWIAWDHTARLKPAIVQQPDEFIAIPSPAGPAGRAFITVIAGLGIPKTSPNPEAAAKLIKYLTSPDAQVSILQGVGFFPVVSEAANAVPSGALQILAKGVSAQASSPDAIVSFIPSGISDEYKKIYRDTFTQIVIQGKDIKSVLLTGGQALRKLYLDSGAPYPAPDNK; this comes from the coding sequence ATGAAGAAGCTGATCCTTGTAACACTGCTGTTGACGATTGGGATTTCCGTAGTTGCGTTCAGTGCCGAAAAAATCACGTGGCTTTCCACACAGTTCAACCCTATCAAAGAAGCCGAGTGGGTGCGACAAACTCTCTTACCGCCTTTTACTCAAGCGACAGGTGTCGAAGTAACATTTATTGGATCTGAGTATGCTCCATTTGTTGATCGCCTCACTGCTGAGGCTAAGGCGGGGAAGGGTACAATTGATGTCGTCTGTGGTCTCCATGGAGATTTTGCGAGCACCGTCGGAGCCCTCAGCGATGTGAGCAATGTGGCTGTGGGAGGCTCCATAAGCCCCGGACTCATGAAACTGGGGCAGATGGAAGGCAAGCAGGTCTACATCCCCTTGATGCAGGCCACTTACCTCATGACGGTGAACAAAAAGGCGTTGGAATATCTTCCTGAGGGAGCTGACATCTGGTCTCTCACCTATGACCAGCTGCTTGCTTGGGCGAAGAATATCTATGATGCCACAGGGGAGAAGAAGCTAGGAATTCCCGCTGGACCTGGATCCCTGCTGCACCGCTTCATCCACGGGTATCTCTATCCCTCGTTTACCGGGTATCAGGTACTCAAGTTTGACAGTCCTGAAGCGGTCGAGATGTGGGAGTACATGAAAGAGCTTTGGCAGTATGTGAACCCGGCTGCTCCGACTTGGGATTCCATGGACACGCCGCTTCTTTCTGGTGATGTCTGGATTGCATGGGATCACACCGCCCGGTTGAAGCCGGCAATCGTTCAGCAGCCTGATGAGTTTATCGCCATTCCGTCTCCGGCAGGGCCGGCAGGTCGCGCGTTCATCACCGTTATAGCCGGCCTTGGCATTCCGAAGACTTCGCCTAACCCTGAGGCTGCTGCTAAGCTCATCAAGTATCTGACCAGCCCTGACGCACAAGTGTCGATTCTGCAGGGTGTGGGATTCTTCCCGGTAGTTTCCGAAGCGGCTAACGCTGTTCCGAGCGGTGCGCTTCAGATCCTGGCCAAGGGAGTGAGTGCGCAGGCGTCCTCTCCCGATGCCATTGTGTCGTTCATTCCCAGCGGAATCAGCGATGAGTACAAGAAGATCTACCGGGATACGTTCACGCAGATCGTGATCCAAGGCAAGGATATCAAGAGCGTCCTTCTGACAGGCGGGCAAGCACTGCGCAAGCTCTACCTGGATTCGGGCGCCCCTTATCCTGCCCCGGATAACAAGTAA
- a CDS encoding extracellular solute-binding protein: MEAAGEAISKMEVHDWNRDKIDREVRVPIYRQLKEIIKSKIEKGDFKPGTRIPTEYELCEIYDISRISVRQALTELANEGLLYRRPGQGTFVNHEIRKSVPSIRVMLPENRWVPPLQEAVGLYNQDAEKVKLEVEVLGRPQLRNKILSAVGKGVAPDLALVDWAWVTEFADLRFLKSLDRLDSHWLEEFKADLFPAFRTNTFYGVQPEASVSVLWYRKDWFLQEGAQPPRTWNELIEVSRHFKRLKRFPLAFVGGTKAGETTTYQLLPFIWAAGGDLLSENRVALDEKAVYAVQFLVDLIHKHKVVSPEVVAFAWDKPARLFAQGNVALAVGGSYEKALIQEVSGWDDAAFRERVGCIPIPAPSGGSSASVVGGMVYVIFRQSKDAKSVLEILKQVASPELMRTFCVETGRTPTRVSVVQTLDPETNWFSYQVSQFLQSARSRPAIPQYAKVSEQFQLMIENALTKRMTPKKAVEEARKIINFLIS; the protein is encoded by the coding sequence ATGGAAGCAGCGGGAGAAGCGATAAGTAAAATGGAAGTTCATGATTGGAACAGGGATAAGATTGATAGAGAGGTACGTGTTCCGATCTATCGCCAATTGAAGGAGATCATCAAGTCGAAGATCGAGAAGGGGGACTTCAAGCCCGGCACGCGTATTCCCACCGAATATGAATTATGCGAGATCTACGATATTAGCCGCATTTCGGTGCGACAAGCTCTTACGGAATTGGCTAACGAGGGGCTCCTTTACCGCCGTCCAGGGCAGGGGACTTTTGTTAATCATGAGATTCGCAAGTCGGTTCCCTCTATACGGGTTATGCTGCCGGAAAACCGTTGGGTTCCTCCTCTGCAAGAGGCTGTCGGCTTATACAATCAGGATGCGGAGAAGGTCAAACTCGAAGTCGAGGTCCTTGGCCGGCCGCAGTTGCGGAACAAAATACTCTCGGCGGTAGGAAAAGGAGTAGCACCCGATCTTGCACTGGTTGACTGGGCATGGGTAACAGAATTTGCTGATTTGCGGTTTCTTAAATCCCTTGATCGGCTTGATTCTCATTGGTTAGAGGAATTTAAGGCAGACTTATTCCCAGCGTTCAGGACTAATACCTTTTATGGTGTTCAACCGGAAGCGAGCGTTTCTGTGCTTTGGTACAGGAAGGATTGGTTCCTCCAGGAAGGAGCGCAACCTCCTCGCACTTGGAATGAGTTAATAGAAGTTTCTCGACATTTCAAACGCCTTAAGAGATTTCCGCTTGCCTTTGTGGGGGGTACGAAAGCAGGGGAGACGACTACATATCAGCTGCTTCCCTTTATTTGGGCAGCTGGTGGAGATCTTCTGTCTGAGAATAGGGTGGCACTGGACGAGAAAGCTGTATATGCCGTGCAATTTCTTGTGGATCTTATTCATAAGCACAAAGTGGTTTCTCCAGAGGTTGTCGCGTTTGCGTGGGACAAGCCTGCCAGGCTTTTCGCACAAGGAAATGTGGCACTTGCTGTTGGGGGAAGTTATGAGAAAGCTCTGATTCAGGAGGTGAGCGGGTGGGATGATGCAGCATTTCGTGAACGGGTCGGCTGTATTCCGATACCCGCACCCTCTGGAGGGAGCAGTGCCTCAGTGGTCGGAGGAATGGTTTATGTGATATTCCGGCAATCAAAGGACGCAAAGTCCGTCTTGGAGATATTGAAGCAGGTTGCTAGCCCTGAACTTATGCGAACGTTTTGTGTAGAGACGGGGCGTACTCCAACCAGGGTTTCAGTAGTCCAAACTTTGGATCCCGAGACTAATTGGTTTTCTTACCAAGTTTCACAGTTCTTGCAGAGCGCTCGGTCGCGGCCTGCTATACCCCAGTATGCCAAGGTCTCAGAGCAGTTCCAGCTGATGATTGAAAATGCACTTACTAAGCGCATGACACCGAAAAAGGCTGTGGAAGAGGCCCGTAAGATCATCAACTTTCTGATTTCTTGA